CATTAAGGCCTTGGTGAAAGTTCCATAACCCACACCGAATTCAGCCGCATCCCCAGCCAGAGGTGCATCTGGCAGAAATGTTTGCATCAGTCCGGTAGGGTCAAAAAAGCTTTCCCATACCTCTTGTTCTGGCATGTCGCTTTGTGGAACTTTCATTTACTAGCAACCCATTGAGTTAAATTGCGGCAATTAACGTTATTGCCAACGTGACTCTAAACGAATACCTGTATAAGCGCCAGCGAGGATTGATACTAAGGCGACAAATGACCCTAAAGCAAGCGTCGCAGCGCCGGAAAGACCATGACCGATTGAGCACCCCATTGCCAATACGGCGCCAAATCCAACTAATAAAGCACCAAGACTTGAGATGATGAAATCTTTGCCGGATGAAAACCCTTCCAATTTAAAACTTCCTTGAAGTACTGAGCTGATAGCCGAGCCAATGACCATGCCTAATACAGCCAGTACGCCAAAACTTACCAACGCCCAATGAGGTTCAGATAGCCAGTAAACCACATCGCCCATCGGAGCGGCAAACGTAAATGATTGAGTGCCTAGTCCAGCTGGAGGAATATCCATAAAAGATGCCTCACCTTGAACATATTCAGCATAAGAACCACCTGTAAGACTGTATCCGGCAGTAATGACTCCACCAATAATCAAAGCCGTTGCGATTGGCTTAACCTGTTTAAATGTAGAGGATTTCAGCAACCAGAAGAACACGCCAAGGCCGATTACTACGCCCAGAATCCAACGCAATGTAGCTGAGTACTCACTTTTACCGCTGATGATGCTGGCAAGATCTTGTGCACCGCTTTGTTCAAAAGTTACGCTCAACGGAGATACGATTGGCAAAATCCAATTTGCATAAAAGTCCGTGCGTGTCATCAAGTAGGCCATCAGAGACATCAATGCGACCAGCCATACGGCTTTAAAGCTCCCTTGTCCAACGCGTACAAGGTTACGCATCCCGCATCCAGCCGCTAAAACCATCCCGAAGCCGAAAATGAACCCGCCAATGATATAGCGTCCCCAACTAAATTCAGCGCTACGATACGGAGGCATCGTCTGTGAAAGATCTACCCAGCCGGCGCCCTCAACAATCGATGTGAAAATCATGGCCGCTGCTATTGCGCCGAAATAAGTTCCTAAACGGGCAAATTGTTTTTGACTCATCCAATCACGCATACCACCGACAGGACAAAACGCACTGCGTTGAGCGGTAAACCCGAAGATTACTGCTAATGCCAATATACCAATGTAATAAGGCCAGAATGCCGTTAATAATTCCATATTTGTTTTCCTCGGTGCATCCAATAAATCTCGCTTATGAGACTCAAGGATGTCTATTACTTTTTATTTCTTATTAAAGGTTATGATTTTTGGCTAGGGTTAAGATTGAAGGCCACAATGCCTTTCATCGCGTCCGGCTCTGGTAGAACTGTTCCCGCGACCTGTTTTACAAACGCTTCACGGTCCAGCTTTAGCGTAGCGTTGTAACGTTTTTCAAAACCAAGGGTAGACATAGGTTTCCCGCTGATGCCTGCACCGCATACACTGCCTGCTTGAGCCCCTGGCAGAATTTCCATGGTGTCCGACAGAGGCAGGATACGTCCGTGAATAGAGTCGTATAGCTTATTGGCCATTTCCTCTTCTCTTCCGTGAAGATCCGGACGCCCGACACTGCCTACAAACAATGTGTGGCCCGTTACCAGAAACCAAGGCTCGTCTGCTCGGGAACGGTCTGTCACCATTAATATAATGCTGTCATCCGTATGTCCCGGTGTATACATGACTTCTACTTCTACATTTCCAGCTTTCACGATTTGACGGTCATCCAGTGGCATAAAATCGCACTGTGCAGGAGAATCTTTGTGCAAGGCGTATTGCCCACCACTTCTTTGTGCTAACTCATAGCCTCCAGAATAGTGATCTGCATGAACATGTGTATCGATAACGTAGGCTATTTTGATGCCCTTTTTCTCCGCCACATCCAAATACAAATCAATTTCATCTTGATGAACATCTACAGCAATGCCTAAACCTTGGCCAACACAACCTAACAGATAAGACAAAGAACCCGGTTCTGATGCCGGCGTATGCTGAAATAAAAACATGAGTATATTCCTCTATGACTTCCAAAAGTTCTAAATGCATGTTGAATGCACACTGCTTAGTTAAGCACCAATATTCAACCATTTAGTTGAATATAAGCCACTATACCCACCTTCAATTCTTTATTCAACCAAATGGTTGAATAAAGTTTTTTATGCTTCATCAATTCTTTTAGGGGAAAAAAGATCCACCTGGTTTGCTTTATTTAGCCAGAGCCCGTACCATTCAACCAATCAGTTGAATTATATTTTTCTCAGGAGCAACACATGTCTCTCACTTCAAACATCGAACACGGCATCCATGTCAACCTACAGCAAATCATTCAGCAGTTGATACAAGTGTTCCTAGTTGGCCTAACCATTGGAATGACCCGTACCGTTTTGCCGGGATTGGCAGAAAGTGAGTTTGGACTCGCAGCACAAGCTTTTATGAGTTTGGCTTTATTTGTCTTGATCTTTGGACTTGTTAAAGCCATTATGAATTTACTGGCCGGTCATCTTAGTGACCGTTTTGGTCGTCGCCGTTTATTGATTGCAGGTTGGCTTCTAGCTATACCGGTCCCACTTCTAATCTTCTACGCTCAATCGTGGGCATGGATATTGTGGGCTATGGTTTTTCTGGGCCTTAACCAAGGTTTGTGTTGGTCAATGTCTCTTAACAGCAAACTGGATTTGGCAAAAGCAAGCCAGAAAGGTTTGATCAACGGATTTAACGAATTCTCAGGTTACGCAGCAGTAGGTATTGCTGGCTGGATTACTGCCTATTTGGCGGAACAGTATGGTGCTCGCGAGGCGTTACTCGGATTTGGGTTAGTTGTCATCGGTCTTGGGTTATTTCTAGCATTATGGAAAGTAATCGATACCCACCCATGGTCAAAATTGCATCAAGAAGTTCACCGAGAGGCATTGGCAGCTAAAGGCGAAACCGTCAGTAATGAGCCGGTTTCACTGAAAAGTATGATGATTTATGCCACATTCAAGCAAAAAGAGCTGATGGCCCTCAATCAGGCAGGGCTTGTAGAGAAATTCATTGATGCACTGGTATGGGTTTTTATGCCGGTATTCTTAATGAGTCAAGCTCAAACTCTAATTCAAGCCAGCGCAATTATCGCTATTTATGGTGTGGTATGGGGTGCATCACAGTTGATTACCGGACCTCTATCCGATAAATGGGGGCGCCGTGGATTAATCGTAGGAGGCTTTTGGCTTTGCGGAATCAGTAGCCTCTTATTTGTCTGGGTTGAAAGCGTTTGGGCATGGTCATTATTGGCGGCTGTAATGGGCTTTGGAATGGCTATGCTCTACCCAACACTGGGAGCAGCTGTTGCAGATGTTAGCGAACCTAAATGGCGAGCCAGTATTTTGGGAATTTATCGTTTTTGGCGTGATTTTGGTTACGCAGCAGGAGCTTTACTAATGGGAGTATTGGCGTTCTATACTGAATCGGTTGTTTGGCCTTTCTATTTCGTAGGTGTGATGATGTTGTTATCAGGCCTATGGGTCCAATTGGCTTTAAAACCTTATAAAGCATAACAGTTCGCCGTTTAAGGTCGATAGAGCTTTTCATAAAATAATTTTAATCCCGCCAAAAAAGCCTTGTTTATTTTAGATAAGGCTTTTTTTCTTTCGTAAAATTTAAAAGTCATTCAAATTTAATAACGCAGGGAAAATGATTGGGGTTCCGGAATAAGGAACCAGAAAATTCTAAAAGGGAGATATAAACAATCAGAAAAGGGATGTATACAGAGTTGATTCAACACTTTATAAGAAAAATAAAGGTCAATAAAAACAATAACTTACACAACAAGAAAAACTAGGAATGGTGCCCAGGGCCGGAGTCGAACCGGCACAGTGTTTCCACCGGGGGATTTTAAGTTATGCGTAAACAGAGGTTGAAGTAACTTCTAGAATCTGCATTTTATCTCTGTGTATCTTGTAATACAAGGATTACCAAGGGATTTAGACTCTAAAAAAATGCATTCCAGGTGCATGTTGTATAATCGATAAATGCATTCCTGCCAACAAAAAATCAATAACTTAGATAGTTAAATGCATTCAAAGTGCATTTCTTTTTGAAGAATCGCCGAGCAAATAAGACCGAATCCATCTCCATCAAAGCCGCTCAAATACATTGAGAAAATATAATGAACACAGCTATTGCCAATCATCTTATGGAATAGAAGGTATTTTTGCCTTTAGCAGTCTCGATTTAGGAGTTAATTAATCAGTCTTATTCATAAATCATCGAATCGGTTTTAGAGCTTGTTTAAGTAAACCTTAATAATTTCGTCTAATCGTTCAAGATCTTCTTGGGAAATATATTGTATCGGAAAACTATATTGCTCAATCTGAGTGACTAGTTGATTTCGTTCGGACAAGCTAGCGTCAATAAGCACCAAGGCTGGATTGAACTTGTGCATTTGATCTAAGCCATTTTGCGCAGTTGGTGCAATTTTAAGCTCGACAGACTCCAATTCAGCACTAGCTCGCACTAATGCATTCATAACAGTCAAGTCATGACCGATATAAAGAATTTTAAAACTAGCTGATGCTGAAGTGGTTTCTTTTAAGGCTGGAGCAACCGCAACCTTTGAAATCGGAAAATACAAACTAAAAGTTGAACCTTGACCATAGGTGCTTTCAACCTCAATGATGCCTTTCATCTTTTCGACTAATTCTTTAGTAATACTTAGGCCAATCCCGGTACCTTGTATGTTCGAACTTTCATATCCAAGACGATTAAAGGGTTCAAAAAGCTTATCAATATCTTCCTTTCTAATGCCAACACCTGTATCAGTGATTATCATCTTCCAATAAGGCACCCCGGATACCTCAACCTTCTCACAAGATAGTATTACCTCGCCATTATCACGATTGTATTTAACCGCATTAGACAGAATGTTGAGCAACACCTGTTTGCACTTCAATCGGTCTGTTTCAATCAGGACGTCTTGCGCCATAGGCTTAACGATTATTTGAATTCCCTTTTGCTTTGCTTGGGTTTCTGTAAGCTTAACCACCTCTGAAACTAAATCTTTAACACCCAATAACTCAAAATTAAACTCAACCCGCCCGCTTTCAATCTTAGCAAAATCCAAAATATCATTAATCAATGCAAGCAAGTGCTTACCGCTTTTTAAGATAGTTTGAACCTCATCAAGCGGTTCGTCCTCTAACGGCTCTAGCTCCAGTAGCTGCGCATAGCCAATGATAGCGTTCAGAGGTGTACGCAACTCATGACTCATTGAGGCCAAAAATTCTGACTTAGCCTGGTTCGCTTGTTTTGCTACTTGCGCCTCTTTTTCAGCCTGTAAGAGAGCTCGTTCAAGCCCTTCTCTTAATTCAACAATCAGAGTAATGTCTTCTCGAATGGACATGTACTCTTGAATCTCATTTTTGCAATCCAGCATTGGGATAATGTGGGACATAACATAGTATGACGATCCATCTTTTCGTCGATTTCGGATTTCTCCCTGCCAGATTTTTTTAGACTGAATCGTCGCCCACATTTCCTTGAAAACCGCTCTATCCATTTCAGGGTGGCGTACAATGCTGTGAGGCTGGCCAATTAGTTCTTGCCTTGAATACCCACTAATTGTGCAAAAATTATCATTAACATCCGTAATCGTGCCATACCTATCGGCACGCGAAATAATCAGCGTTTTATCAATCGCTATCTTTTGGTACTTCAAATCAAAAATGAGTTGATCCGTTTTCAAAAGCATCTGATTAAACAAATCAGTTACAACCCCGATTTCATCATCTCGTCTAACCTGAACTTGCTTATCATAACGCTCGGTATTAATAATATCTTTTAGTGCCTGCGTGAGATGGCGCATCGGTTTCAGCACCGACTCTCTTAGCAAACCTAGCTGCAATAATCCGCCTGCAATCACGATGAGAATTGCCAATAAAAGAACAACTCCTACCTGCAAAGTTTGAATCCATGCCTGATTTGAAATCTGGTCTTGAGGAACCATGATTAGATGAAATGCCGCAATATTGTCTTCAGCGTCAAATATTGGGTGAGCCTGATAATACCAACCATCACGTAGCTTCAAACTACCTGAACT
Above is a window of Thiomicrorhabdus sediminis DNA encoding:
- a CDS encoding YeeE/YedE family protein codes for the protein MELLTAFWPYYIGILALAVIFGFTAQRSAFCPVGGMRDWMSQKQFARLGTYFGAIAAAMIFTSIVEGAGWVDLSQTMPPYRSAEFSWGRYIIGGFIFGFGMVLAAGCGMRNLVRVGQGSFKAVWLVALMSLMAYLMTRTDFYANWILPIVSPLSVTFEQSGAQDLASIISGKSEYSATLRWILGVVIGLGVFFWLLKSSTFKQVKPIATALIIGGVITAGYSLTGGSYAEYVQGEASFMDIPPAGLGTQSFTFAAPMGDVVYWLSEPHWALVSFGVLAVLGMVIGSAISSVLQGSFKLEGFSSGKDFIISSLGALLVGFGAVLAMGCSIGHGLSGAATLALGSFVALVSILAGAYTGIRLESRWQ
- a CDS encoding MBL fold metallo-hydrolase — its product is MFLFQHTPASEPGSLSYLLGCVGQGLGIAVDVHQDEIDLYLDVAEKKGIKIAYVIDTHVHADHYSGGYELAQRSGGQYALHKDSPAQCDFMPLDDRQIVKAGNVEVEVMYTPGHTDDSIILMVTDRSRADEPWFLVTGHTLFVGSVGRPDLHGREEEMANKLYDSIHGRILPLSDTMEILPGAQAGSVCGAGISGKPMSTLGFEKRYNATLKLDREAFVKQVAGTVLPEPDAMKGIVAFNLNPSQKS
- a CDS encoding MFS transporter, producing the protein MSLTSNIEHGIHVNLQQIIQQLIQVFLVGLTIGMTRTVLPGLAESEFGLAAQAFMSLALFVLIFGLVKAIMNLLAGHLSDRFGRRRLLIAGWLLAIPVPLLIFYAQSWAWILWAMVFLGLNQGLCWSMSLNSKLDLAKASQKGLINGFNEFSGYAAVGIAGWITAYLAEQYGAREALLGFGLVVIGLGLFLALWKVIDTHPWSKLHQEVHREALAAKGETVSNEPVSLKSMMIYATFKQKELMALNQAGLVEKFIDALVWVFMPVFLMSQAQTLIQASAIIAIYGVVWGASQLITGPLSDKWGRRGLIVGGFWLCGISSLLFVWVESVWAWSLLAAVMGFGMAMLYPTLGAAVADVSEPKWRASILGIYRFWRDFGYAAGALLMGVLAFYTESVVWPFYFVGVMMLLSGLWVQLALKPYKA
- a CDS encoding ATP-binding protein, with the protein product MRNLDTSSSLLKLNVKLFIVSIGLLILLSLVSLLFIHNYNLEKVKKQHFTKQALLLEERVDKKAKILHAATLVLANNSIVRQALIYEDRQSLINEMGRLREQFAYWTGFINYAFHAITFDGRSLYKDYDPESYGQDVSKHPLIRKSMADTSRTFTQIGQGGFANVYRIINSQPVFAIDNSEELVGFMTVSQGLKQIVEEFKNDGLEYYVFERLRDSDGYLTSRFVVDRAPYFSKDRQFSDWTFNSKDLSSGSLKLRDGWYYQAHPIFDAEDNIAAFHLIMVPQDQISNQAWIQTLQVGVVLLLAILIVIAGGLLQLGLLRESVLKPMRHLTQALKDIINTERYDKQVQVRRDDEIGVVTDLFNQMLLKTDQLIFDLKYQKIAIDKTLIISRADRYGTITDVNDNFCTISGYSRQELIGQPHSIVRHPEMDRAVFKEMWATIQSKKIWQGEIRNRRKDGSSYYVMSHIIPMLDCKNEIQEYMSIREDITLIVELREGLERALLQAEKEAQVAKQANQAKSEFLASMSHELRTPLNAIIGYAQLLELEPLEDEPLDEVQTILKSGKHLLALINDILDFAKIESGRVEFNFELLGVKDLVSEVVKLTETQAKQKGIQIIVKPMAQDVLIETDRLKCKQVLLNILSNAVKYNRDNGEVILSCEKVEVSGVPYWKMIITDTGVGIRKEDIDKLFEPFNRLGYESSNIQGTGIGLSITKELVEKMKGIIEVESTYGQGSTFSLYFPISKVAVAPALKETTSASASFKILYIGHDLTVMNALVRASAELESVELKIAPTAQNGLDQMHKFNPALVLIDASLSERNQLVTQIEQYSFPIQYISQEDLERLDEIIKVYLNKL